The sequence below is a genomic window from Theobroma cacao cultivar B97-61/B2 chromosome 6, Criollo_cocoa_genome_V2, whole genome shotgun sequence.
GCGGCAAGACGAATTTCTGTCCTTCCTAGTCATGGTAAAAGATAACAGTATCTCTCGTGATTCTTATTGCcactttctttgtttcccCTTTTGTCTTTTCACGTTTATTTGTTTCCAAGGACATGAAAGCAAGAAAAACATGCATGTCCATAAAAGGTTTACATTCGCTATAACtgttcatatatatttttggtaATGGATACATACTCTATATAGAATTAGTACAAGTAGAGAtgaattatataattaattgtaGGTTGATTTAGTTAAATGTAGTAATGTTTTACTCTTGAGTTCTTGACTCAAATGTTGAACCAACCCTTCTTGTCCCTACCTTATCATGCGAAACATGCCTTTGAAACATTTAGGTGagcaataattttttattgtacaGTTCGGGTTTTGATTAATAGGTTAAAATTCTGATAGAACCAGTGGGTCATTGACCAAGTTAAACATATGTCATTGTCGCTTGTCAGGTGAACTTCATCGACGAAGCAACAACTGAGGAATTGTTTATACATGAATATATTGCTGCTATAATATATTTGATCTTGTGCATGGAGTTGAACCTATGACTTTAGcattagaataaaaaagaaattaatggGTGGGAATCCTAATCAAAGCACGAGCCAAAGAATTCTGGCTTCTCGTTCGGTATGAATTATGAGCTGACATTTAGAGCAAATCAGCAGCTTAAACAAATGATAGCATGCAATAAACacttttcaattataatcaaGTCTTGTAGTTTCCTTAACAGCCATTGAGCAATCACGTTTCAATTATCAAGTTGTTAAAAACCCCGTATCATCCACATTCGTTTATGCCCAAACCTGCAGCCTGCTAGCTGCCAAACATAGCCTGATCATCCACATTCGTTTAGAGTACATCTGTTGGAGACAGAGGTGTCCAAGCCTCATGCAACCCTGCTCTGTCACTAATCTGAGTTGTCCTAGCTTCATCCATTTTCCTAAAAACTGTCGCATGCATTCAGCTGCAAAGGAAAAGCTCGAGTGTTTGCTCCCTAAAAGCCATAATACGGTGaaaaaaatgacaagaaaCCAATCTCTCCCTGCTCGTTTTGCTCAGCTGCAACCAGCTATCCATTCAAAGAACCCTAGGACAGACCTCCctccaaagaaaattatccCGGGCACTGCAACATTTATCCAATAAGATGCCCCGAGCTCAAAGATTTTGTTTGTTAGGGTGAGATCTCCTATACAAGATCCAAGACCTTAATGGTGGTTACCCTTTTGTATTGAAGGGATAAGATCCAAGACCTTCCCCTTGACTCTCTCCTATCCTAGtaccaaaatgaaaaaaattcgaCATATGCAATTGATAAGTCTTGGAAAGTGACACAAGCTTGGTTTACTACATGTTTACCATTCAGATCCGAATTCCTATTTCTTTTGTATTCTCTCTTACGAAAAAAAATCTGACTCATACAATTGATAAGCTTTGGAAGTGACACAAGTTTGACTAATATTTTATGAGATTAATATAGTTATCCCTCTTCATGAGGAATAAGATTCTTTTTGTTGGCTAAGAGAAAAAAGCTTGGAAAGTGATACAAGATTGGAGGTGGCTGACCAACCCCCAAGGCCCAAGAGAGATAAAAGCTTCAAGATTGATATCTCTTCACTCCCCTTGAATTGATTCACTACACAATTAATCTTAATGAAACTGTTATAATAATCCCTCACTTAGAGGGattaaatttctttataattatcCAAAGAGGGATAAGATTCAAGATATGAATCTTACTAGCAAAATCTTGACTCGTTgatgattaatttgataagtCTTGAGAAGAGACACACAACCATGGTTCTCTACATCGTATAATGTTGTTCTGAAAATTGTTATATATACGGTGGCCTGGAGCCTGGAGGCTGTTCATAGTACACCTATGATTTAGCAGTTGCTTGTCTTTTGCTTTGTGATAATGTCAACTGGATTAGAAAAGGAAGTTGAAGTGTCCCACAGTATCTAGTTAGCAGTAAAGGCAAAGATCGTATTTAAGAGGGTTGTACCCCAACCGACAACCGGTCACTGACCTCATTCGTGCACTGTCAAAGGACTGTCCTCTTCCCGACTCCCATCCCGCGTTTTTGCATTTCTTGatcattttaatttcactCCAACTATAATTCAATCTCTACTTTCAAAAACCAGAaatatttcctctctttccttttctgttgttttgttttctcatCATATGAGTATGGCAAAGGGATTCAGAGTCAAGTTTCTTTTTGTTGCTCTTCTCAACCTTTGGGTCGTCCACCAGGCGGCTTGTTCAATGAACGTCAGTAGCCATGGACATCAAGCTCACTCTCGGTTCCTTCTGGACAATGGGGTTTCTCGCACTCCGCCGATGGGGTAATCCTGTTACTGTTGCcttctttattttaaaggagattacattatatatatttattaactGGAGGTAGATCATTATTGCAGTTGGAATAGCTGGAATCACTTTCATTGCGATTTAAATGAGACGATTATAAGGAGTACTGGTGAGCTTCTCTGTTTCAACCAATAATAACAATGTTATTTCATGGAAGGATTTCATTGAACTTAGGCCTACTTTGCTTGCATGCGTATCTCCCACTCTCTCTGTTTTCTCCAAAAGattgattaatattttgttGCAGAATAGATGCTTAAGACCACCACCAAGCAGGGTTACGGTCCCTTTGGAAAGCACAGTAtaatttcttccattttcaaTATAGTTGACTTTGAATATTCCAACAGTGGACACCCTTCAATCTGCAGTCTTTTTCAGTGTTTCTCTTTGTTCCAGTAATTAATTTTGGCTTGAATGCATTAAAATGCTAACCTGAATTCTATACTTTATAAACTGAACCGTCTTTCACTCAACAAGAATTGCCTACACACTCCCTTATTAGGTTCTGAATAGgtctaactatggaattcttGATATTGAACTGTAGATTATATATTACCTTCTTGTTTCCTTGTACCTTGGGTCTTTTTATGACTCAAACTTCTATGCATTTAATATTGCAGAGTAGATGTTTAAAATTGTAGGCCATGATCTTTACTTTCCTTGAATAGGACCATCTTTTTCCATGCATTTAAAATTTGGTGCATCTTCTCTACACCTAATTTTAACGGACCGACtttgaatttcaatttcttacTCCAAACTGCATCATATGGTTGTtgggttatttatttattgtttttttaaaatcttgtGACTTCTTGCTGTCAATTGTTAGTTGACAGAGTATGCATTGCCTCTGCCTAAGTGAATTTCTCTTATGTTAtgttcttaattaattaattgaatctTTCTGTACTCATCTAAATCCTTTAAGGAACAAGCTGAACTATTTCCTTATGTTTTGACCTAGAGTTATAGAACAAGAGTCAAATATTTGAAATTGCTGGAATCAGAAATCTTGATTTAATGTTAGGATTTCGAGCTGAAATATTTGCACATCCTCTCAACATGGATTTTTACTAGTTTGTTTTGTTCCTGAGAACAGCGGACGCTCTTGTTTCAACTGGTTTGGCAAAACTTGGATACAAGTATGTAAATCTTGGTATGAATCAAAAACAAGCTTTTCTTAATTCTATTTGCCAATACCTGTGGATTCTGTGGAGAGTTACCAAATAAACCATAATGGTGATTGCCTGAATTGTCTCTGATTTACTGATTGGTTGTGTATGAGCAGATGATTGTTGGGCTGAAGGGGAAAGAGACAAGAAGGGTAATTTAAGGGGCAAGCTCACTACCTTTCCATCTGGCATTAAGGCCCTTGCAGATTATGTTCATTCCAAAGGCTTGAAACTTGGGATATATGCTGATGCTGGGTAAAATGTCCCtgaattattttgattatgtaTAACTAGTGTGATCATCATGGTGCACGTGGCGTACTTGAAAGTTTCTTTTgcatataaaaacaaatatatgatAAAGTGTTTGAAAGTTCAAAACTTTGTTCCATCTCCACAGTAATAGAACCTGCAGTAACCAAATGCCTGGCTCTCTTGGGCATGAAGATCAAGATGCAAGGACTTTTGCTGAATGGGTTGGTGTCCTTAAGTTTGCAACTATATAATTTGCTTAAATACAGGATTCCAGCTGATGGGGGCTTCCTTTTTGTAGGGGGTTGACTACATAAAGTATGACAACTGCTACAATGATGGTTCCAAAAATCGAGGGAGGTAAAATCAATTGTCACTGGAGTTTATTATATTGAGCATTAACATCTAGTTatgtaacaaaaaattttctttgtgaAGGTATGTGAGGATGAGTCGTGCATTGCAAAAAGCTGGCCGCCCAATCCATTACTCTTTATGTGAATGGTATGTGCATATGAAGTTTATGACATCAGCTCTATGCTAAAATTTAAGGCATGTTCCTTAAACAGTACTGTATTCTTCCAGGGGACAAGAGAAACCAGCAATATGGGCTGGTGCATATGGCCATTCTTGGAGGACTACAGGGGATATTAATGACACCTGGGCAAGGTCTagtcctttttcttcttttattaatGTACTCTGAAGCTGATTAACCGATTATGTTTATGGATTAAGCATTGAATTAGTTGTTTTCACAGTTTCATTTGAgactttcctttcctttttccccttttccAGTATAACCTCAATTGCAGATGCAAACGATATTTGGGCAAGATATGCTGGACCTGGCGGGTGGAATGGTAAGTGCAAACTTTTAACTTCTGCTTCTGCTATGATTTTTTCCTTCAGTGCAAAAGGTTGCAGCACTGTTCAAGAAATAACATAACTAGTTCCATAGCTACTTCGTTCATTCCTCTTTTGTTCAATCTTATTTCACTAATTTGAGTTATAATCACAAATGCATAATAGATCCTGACATGCTGGAAGTGGGCAATGGAGGAATGACCGTAGAGGAATACCGGTCTCATTTTAGTATTTGGGCTCTTATGAAGGTGTGTCTCTTAATTCTAGCCTTCTTTTTATCTTGCACATAATCTGTTGTGATTATATAGTAAACCTTTTCACGGCAGGCTCCTCTGCTTCTTGGATGCGATGTTTCATCTGCCAGCAGAGAGACTCTAAGTATCATTGGAAACAAAGAAGTGATAGACATTAATCAGGACCCACTAGGAGTTCAGGGGAGGAAAATACGAACCAAAGGTGGCCTTGAGGTAATCTTTTAAGCACTGTATTCTTCACTTCATATACACAGAAGTCATCTTGCCAAACCcgctaagaaaaaaaaaatggaagtcCGTACATATGATTGACCACAATTTCCTCATCAACACAATACAGATTTGGGCAGGGCCATTATCAAGGGGAAGGGTGGTGGTAGTGTTATGGAACAGAAGCCGCGCGAGAGCACCAATCTCCGTGGGATGGAGAGAAATTGGACTCTCTCCTTCTCGTCCTGTCACTGTTAGGGATGTGTGGAAGGTATGGTTCTGCCTTATAATCCTCTCATGATTTAAACTAACAACGGATCTCTTATGTTCTTCCTTTATAATGATAACAAATGAATTGGTGACATCTAAAGGCTGCCCTTAACCttcatgatatttttgttgcaGCACAAATTTGTTGCAATGAAAAGGCGCTATAGATTGACTTCAAGCGTTGCTTCTCACTCTTGTAAGATGTATGTTATGACACCATTTAGTGGATGAAGGAGGCTCTTAAGAAGAATTCCCATTATTTGAGACAATTTAATTTGGgatgatttaatatttttaggcTTTTCATCAATGCTGTATTGACATGGCCCTTCAGATCTTCCATCTTTTTTCTGATACTCCAAAAGAAGTTAGGGAGATCAGCACTGGGGACTATCTGCTGCAAAATATAGTATATCTAGATTATCTTTCAGTTAAACCATGCCAAGTCTTCTTTCCTTCCTTTGTCCTTTTATGTGAAATTAGACCATGCCAAATGTTAAACACAAAGACTTTTTATCCGTATGGATGTAAATTCATTGTCCTCTGATATGATTTAAACATGTAGTCTCACTAGCATCTAAACCCACCTGTTCTTACCTAAAGAACAAGTGTAGTAAAGTTGCTGGTAGCCGATGAACTCTGCTTATGAGACAAAACCTTCAATATAAAAGGACAAAAGCAGCTCCGCTTCTGTGCAAGCCACAGCTTGGACAAATCTGAATATTCAAAGATTTTCCTGCGGAATCTTGACTTGGCAGCTCGGATCAGTATAGCTTGCTTCAAATAGCAACTTTGCTTGATCCAGTCTCTTTTTGAGTTTGACTTCATCAGAAATCTCTAAGCAAAGCAACGTTTTTACTTTGGTCTTCATGTGATTGCTTGATGTTAAACTGAAAATGTTCATTGGCTAGTGAATTCATACGTACCATCCTCATTGTTTGAGGTAAATCATCGAAATGACACCTGATTTCTGCCATTCCCACAGTTCTTGTGTCTATCAACAATTTTTACAAgagactaaaaaaaaaagaatctgttattatctcttttgttttcaaaagtCAGCTCTATGGCCTAAAGTTTGGTGATATCTCATCTTCTATTAACAGTTAGAAATGAGAAAAGAGCCATTAATATTTTGTCCTTTACTTGGAAGTGGCCCGGGACCAATATCTTTCCTGATAATATTAACTGATTTGTGATGAAGACATCCATTTTGGTGTAGATACAGCTGCTAAAGATATATATTAGCCTTTCTCTACCTACATGGCCATAGCGTTTCCAGTTATGTCTACCTTTGAATTTGGAAAAGGCATCCATTACTCCACATTTGTGATGACAAAAACAATGTCAATCTctgttgaaattaaatgaacttTCATGAAAAAGGATTTCCTCTTTAGTAATGATTATGTAGAAGGTTCTTTTGGTTAGGGAGAGAAGACGTGTTGTAATGAGTGAATTGGAATGCGCTAGAGGCAGTAAAAACGAAGATTGGAGTGGTCTTTAAAGCATAAGTGCTTTGGGTGAGAGGTGGTGAGGGATGAGAAAAGGTAGACGAAGCAGCAGAAAATGGCAAAAACTAAATTGAAAGAATACTTGGAGGAGTCTAGAAAGAGTTTTTAGGATAATCTCTGTTGGATTTctaatgattttttattgCCTTCTAACCTCCAAGGCTCTCATATTTATACTGAATAGGAGCACTTTCTTAGGAGTAGTTAGAAGAGTACGTTCAGTAATGGGAGAATGTGTTTGTTATGAAAGAGCAGATAAATCTTAGGAATAGTTAGAAGAGTACGTTCAGTAATGGGAGAATGTGCTTGTTATGGAAGAGCAGATAACGAACGGTTTAGGAGATATTAAAAGAATGACCATCTAATTGGGTAATGGGCATAAATTTTGAGTAATGGAGTAGTGGCACTTGATAGTGTGCCACGTGTGTTCTTAAGAAATACAAAACAGATCAAGGGGTAAAGCACATGTATTTTAAGAAAAGGTTAAAGAGCAAACTCTCTTAACTATCTCCATATCTGAGCTACCaagccaagcttttaaaatatctcaaatgTGAAGGTAACTTATGAACTTTGTCACTTGTTTTGAGTTACTTTTACTTTCCTATACAAATAGTTGTTCCATACTTGTTCCTGGGTGTTTCTGTGCTTGTAAAGCTCCTTGGGTGCTTCTACTCTTAAAACACCCCTAAACGCTTTTGTGCTTGGAACGTCCTTGGGCGCTTCTATACTTGAAATGCCTTTAGGCGCTTCTACGCTGGGAACGCTCTTGGGCACTTCTGTGTTTGGAACACCCCTGCGGTTGGAACACCTTAGGAGCTTCCAGTTTAGAACACCCTTGGGCACTTCCATGCTTGGAACACCTCAGGCGCTTTCGTGCTCGAAACTCCCCTAAGCTCTTCTACGCTTGGAACATCCTTGATGTAATTTTTCTgtaaacaatattttaaaaataataattaatcagaATTGGGGTATCTACAGATTACAACATGAGGTGCTTTTCTGATAAATTATGAAAGACCATCCCTTTAACAGACACTTTTGTCAGATGACAACTAAGTTTAAAAGGCAAGCTTTCTCATATCAATGCTCTTACTAACTGCATCAGATTTTTCCCCTAGCACCATTGCTGATCATAGCTCCAAACTTTTCAGTTCCAAGCAGTGaagctttgaaattcttttctaaGAATTGGATCACAACAGGTATAGTAAGGTAGAATAAATGTCAACATAATGTTAATGGGGACAGTAATgctgaaaatgaaattgatgatgGGTACTCTTAGTGTCAAGCTACTTGAACTTTTGATACGAATGCATATCCATTGGCATTTACATTAACATATATTTCTACTTCAGGCACACAAGacagaagaaaatgaaagtagAACCACAATGAAGATCATGCCAATCAATTCCAGGGAACTACCAGATGGTTTAACTTCATCAGGGTAACCCAGGTCAGCAAGACCGGTGGAGTGGAATGCAGAATACATAGTTTCTGTAGCTAAAGAATCAACTGATCAAGTCTTACACGAAAACTTAACAGAGCTCACTGTGATTCTATTGTTGATTATGATGCTTCTAAAGAatcaaaacttcaaaaaaGTATTCACGGAGGACTCAAGTTGATTTTCTTAGTTAGGAATTTAGGCAATGAAATTGCATTTCCCTCGTGCTTTTTGTGGTTCATTACACGAAATCTGTGATAGCGTATCTTCTATGGAAAACAACGTCCAACAGATTTGGCTCTTTACTTGAAGCAAAGAGGCAATTTGGCCATAGAATTCCTTTCGGtggcaaaagaaaagaaaccaaaagagaaagaaaatacaTGTACAAAAATGGGCAGAAGATTCTtagatttttccaaaaaaaaaaaaaagaagtgagATAGATAAAGATGATTGGAATTAATAGCGAGAATGTGAAAGAGTGAATAGACAACCGCACACACCCCCATGCATTTCCTGAAGGCTATAATATAAGTAAACTCCAAAAGATAAAGGCGCTATCAAGGAAAGCATGCTACCTGTATtctatatatacatatattcgGATCAATTATGGAAGGAAAATGACAACCAGCTGCCAGGTCAAAGACGGCCCCTTGTTCCATGGATTCTGCCTGCTGTTCACTGGGTTTTTCGCTTTCTTATTCCCACCCTACAGCAGAAAATTTTCATGGTTCTGCCAGGTAATCTCCTTACTAGTTAAAGGTTAATCAATTTTATGTATACTTATCTAGAAATTTACATGGGAAATGTTTTCAGGATGCAATCCAGAAGTAAACTTCCTTGAGCAAGTTTTACAGTATGTAGTGATTGTTGCATTGCTGTATGAGATGAACAAGTGCTGAATGAAGAAAGTATGGGTCAAGAACACACATGCAAACCCACACTCTcccttttctcttgaaaattagtttttcGGATTGTGGGCGTTAGGCTGTTGCATAGGAAAAGCATGACATGGAAAGCGTAGAGGCAGTTCCAAACCTATGACCCCAGAAAGCTGCCCCTTCCCAAATTTGTTGCCTTTTGCCCGCTTATGTGGTCCCTACCACCCATTCCCAACACTTGTCACAACAGCCTTCACTCTGCTATGCCACGTGTCATCCGATAACGGGTGCCCACGTGGCTCTTTATCAGAACATAGCAGCCACTCTTTGTCCCCCTTCCCCATACCCCTCTTCCCCTACCTTATAACATTAATATCATATCTCTTGTGtccattatttttcatttacctCAATAGTCTTCAAGTCCATAGGTTTCATTAAAgttcaaaagaaaagtttaaatCGAAGGTAAAATTCAGCAAAATTAATGGAGAGTACAGATTCATCATCTGCCTCGCCGCACCCGCAACTCCCTCCAGGGTTCCGGTTCCACCCGACAGATGAAGAGCTAGTGGTTCACTACCTCAAACGGAAGGCTGCTTCTGCTCCTCTGCCTGTTACAATCATAGCAGAAGTTGATCTTTACAAGTTTGATCCGTGGGAGTTGCCAAGTACATGTCCAGATTTACTTGATCACCATGTTTTCATTGATCAACTCATATTTAGTTAAACACCTTTGATGAACAAGTCTTTGGATTATGCAATTTTGTAGGTAAGGCAACCTTTGGAGAGCAAGAGTGGTATTTTTTCAGTCCTAGAGACAGGAAATATCCGAATGGAGCAAGGCCTAATAGAGCCGCAACTTCTGGTTATTGGAAAGCCACAGGGACTGATAAGCCGATTGTAACTTCTAATGGTAATCAAAAGGTTGGTGTCAAAAAAGCTCTAGTATTCTATGGAGGTAAGCCTCCAAAAGGGATTAAAACAAATTGGATCATGCATGAATATCGCCTTGTCGACAATAATTCTACTTCAAAGCCACAAATCGCTGATGTAGCCAACAGGAAAGGTTCTTTAAGGGTACGTAAGTAATCTGTTGAAGTCCcataaatttaagatttagatCACTTACCGATGTGTTTTTTCTGTCTTCTCCTCTTTCTGCTTTGCCTTCTTGGTTTCTGTTTCCAGCTTGATGATTGGGTTCTATGCCGGATCTACAAGAAGAATAATACCCAAAGACCGATGGAGAGGGACAAAGACTATTCCACAGTGGGGATGCTAGCAACACTGCCAACTTCTACCCATCAAAATCCAAAGCCTCCTACCTCGAAAGCTACAAGTTATGGTTCATTGCTAGAAAACGAAGAGAATTTCTTCGAAGGGATACTAACAGGAGAAGGCATGCAACACAGTACCATTTCACAAATACCAGCTGCCTCTTCAAGCTCAAAGCAAGATCTTTCCATGTCCTTAGCTTCTACGACGACAAATACATTCCCCGTTAAACGTACAATTCCTCCACAGTACTGGAATGAACCAAATTCTTCATTTGGCTCACAATCCGGAAAAAGATTCCAGGGTGATCTGAATAGTAGTAGCACAGCTGGCATTGATGATACCAACTCCTTTGTTTCTTTGCTCCATCATCTACCTCAGAACGCTCCATTTTACCCTGGCACGCTCGTTGGATCCCTCGGTGATGGCGTTTCCCGCCAGCAGTTTATACTTCCTAGCATGAATTGGAACTCTTAGTCTGAGTTTTTCAAGGCCTTAATGGTTGTGAGTGTAGCTAATTTATACATCTTAGTTATAATGTATGAAATGATTCAAGCAGGATATAACCAAGGTTAagaacatttttatttttttgcacTGTATAGTCAAATAAGACTATGATTTATGCTCTATATTAGCCAATAAATAATTTGCTTTGAGGGATAACAGTATGGCGGATCAATATTGGTAAGGTCTTTGAACTTACTCtcagtttatttaattttcagcCATGGTTTCTAGCTACACTGATGAAAAAAGAACAGGAAAGCGTACACCTTTCGCAGCTAGAGAATTAAACATGGAAGGGAATCTTGATTGTTTAATAGCTAATCTTGATTTGGGAAGATTATGGTGATGCCATATTCCTTTGTCCTTTCATGTTAATAGCATTAGTCCTCTCATCAACATCAAATCTACATCCAGGGCGGCATCGTTAGAATTGGATTTCTCCAACATGGAGAATAACTCAGGCACCTTGATTTTTCTCAAAGTCATAGATAGATACATACATGGATtagtatattatatatatatatatatatatatatatataaattttaatatagaTTGATCATGAAATTAGATTTTCAGGTGAACAATATTGACAGTTGTATAATAAATATAGACATCAtacaatttattaattaaaaaaaagctactactaaatataaaattgggAAAGCCAACCCAAACTAGCTAAAAGAATTTATTATGAGAGATATGAAAGAATCTATTTGGGACCATAATTTCCAACAAATGACGTAGGATTATTCCAAATGTCATAATCAAGCTGTTAATTACCCAACatcactaaaaataaaataaaagataaaaaaaaaatcatttggGGTTTCAAATGTCAACATGGCCAACATGATCAGCCTTTTTACTTCACCTCATGGCTCCAATGTTTCGTCCTGACATTGGCCTGTGAAAAAAGCACTTCACCCCAAACTGTCTTGCCAATTTTCATTGGCTCAAGCTGTGGTCGATCGTGTCATTTGATCACTGCTTTTAAGGAGGAATAAACCAATAGGTTTCAGATTAAAAACATTAATGGGATTAAACATATAATCATGGTTTATCAACATGcttaatattttcatgattATAGTTTAAGGATATGATATGAGAGGGTGTCATTTTCATTGAACTGGTTAGACATGGGAAGATTAAAGCATATCTAAGTAGGTTATCAAGGTCATTTTGAGCACGACAGCAGGACCTATATAGCTCCACAAAATGGTTTCTGCATACCTTGTTGACTGTATATGGGGGCCATCTTACCTCATTAAGAGGAATCATAGCTTAattccaaattaattaacCCTAATAATCACTTGTTTCACTTTCTTGGTAAAGATAACAGAGGGAATTGTTTTTTTCAAGATTAGTCTAGTTCTAGAAATGGAAATCAtggtataaaaaatataaacaactttttatgaattttggaTCTTTATGATCTGATCTTTGTGGAATATTTCCTCATTCAATTAGAAACCCTCTCTCAACATGCCCTATAAATTGTGTAATAGATGAATTAATTAATACGCATTTCACTATCAATATTATTCATTATTCTCcattaaaaaaacattattttgttcaaattaACCTTGtaaa
It includes:
- the LOC18596902 gene encoding alpha-galactosidase, which gives rise to MSMAKGFRVKFLFVALLNLWVVHQAACSMNVSSHGHQAHSRFLLDNGVSRTPPMGWNSWNHFHCDLNETIIRSTADALVSTGLAKLGYKYVNLDDCWAEGERDKKGNLRGKLTTFPSGIKALADYVHSKGLKLGIYADAGNRTCSNQMPGSLGHEDQDARTFAEWGVDYIKYDNCYNDGSKNRGRYVRMSRALQKAGRPIHYSLCEWGQEKPAIWAGAYGHSWRTTGDINDTWASITSIADANDIWARYAGPGGWNDPDMLEVGNGGMTVEEYRSHFSIWALMKAPLLLGCDVSSASRETLSIIGNKEVIDINQDPLGVQGRKIRTKGGLEIWAGPLSRGRVVVVLWNRSRARAPISVGWREIGLSPSRPVTVRDVWKHKFVAMKRRYRLTSSVASHSCKMYVMTPFSG
- the LOC18596903 gene encoding NAC transcription factor 25: MESTDSSSASPHPQLPPGFRFHPTDEELVVHYLKRKAASAPLPVTIIAEVDLYKFDPWELPSKATFGEQEWYFFSPRDRKYPNGARPNRAATSGYWKATGTDKPIVTSNGNQKVGVKKALVFYGGKPPKGIKTNWIMHEYRLVDNNSTSKPQIADVANRKGSLRLDDWVLCRIYKKNNTQRPMERDKDYSTVGMLATLPTSTHQNPKPPTSKATSYGSLLENEENFFEGILTGEGMQHSTISQIPAASSSSKQDLSMSLASTTTNTFPVKRTIPPQYWNEPNSSFGSQSGKRFQGDLNSSSTAGIDDTNSFVSLLHHLPQNAPFYPGTLVGSLGDGVSRQQFILPSMNWNS